Proteins encoded by one window of Halomonas sp. SH5A2:
- a CDS encoding ArsJ-associated glyceraldehyde-3-phosphate dehydrogenase: MALRIGINGFGRIGRLTLRSLWPRVEAGEVELAHINDPGGDAATFAHLLEFDSVHGQWSPGGGISAHQDAIVIDGDTITFSANKQIVESDWSRCEVVIECSGVMKNTAQLQPYFDQDVARVVVSAPLKDEDALNVVVGVNDHLYDPIQHNVVTAASCTTNCLAPVIKVIQETFGIRHGSMTTVHDITNTQTILDAPHKDLRRARACGMSLIPTTTGSAKAITEIFPELEGKINGHAVRVPLANASLTDMVFELERSVTVDEVNQVLKVAAEGPLAGILGYEERPLVSIDYRTDPRSSIIDALSTMVINGTQLKLYAWYDNEWGYANRTAELALKVGGEQVDRG, encoded by the coding sequence ATGGCACTACGTATCGGCATCAACGGATTCGGCCGTATTGGCCGTTTGACACTGAGAAGTTTGTGGCCGCGGGTAGAAGCGGGGGAAGTGGAGCTGGCTCACATTAATGACCCTGGCGGTGACGCAGCGACCTTCGCCCACCTGCTCGAGTTTGATTCCGTTCATGGGCAGTGGTCACCAGGCGGCGGAATATCTGCTCATCAGGATGCCATCGTGATCGACGGCGATACGATCACATTTAGCGCCAATAAGCAGATCGTGGAGAGCGACTGGTCCCGGTGCGAAGTGGTCATTGAGTGTTCAGGCGTGATGAAAAATACCGCTCAGCTTCAGCCGTATTTCGATCAGGACGTTGCCCGGGTGGTGGTGAGCGCGCCCCTTAAAGACGAAGATGCATTGAACGTGGTCGTCGGCGTCAACGACCATCTTTACGATCCCATTCAACACAATGTTGTCACGGCCGCCAGCTGTACCACAAACTGCCTGGCACCGGTCATCAAGGTCATTCAGGAAACCTTCGGTATCCGCCACGGCTCGATGACCACGGTGCACGATATTACCAATACGCAGACGATTCTGGATGCCCCGCACAAGGACCTGCGTCGCGCTCGCGCCTGCGGTATGAGCCTGATTCCGACAACGACCGGCTCGGCGAAAGCGATCACGGAGATTTTCCCGGAGCTTGAAGGCAAAATTAACGGCCATGCCGTGCGCGTACCGCTGGCCAACGCGTCGCTGACCGATATGGTGTTTGAGTTAGAGCGCTCCGTCACCGTTGATGAGGTCAATCAGGTGCTCAAAGTGGCTGCTGAGGGCCCGCTGGCGGGCATCCTGGGCTATGAAGAACGCCCGCTGGTGTCGATCGACTATCGCACCGATCCGCGCAGTTCGATTATCGATGCACTCTCCACCATGGTGATCAACGGCACCCAGTTGAAACTCTATGCCTGGTATGACAACGAGTGGGGTTATGCCAACCGCACCGCCGAGCTGGCCCTGAAGGTAGGTGGCGAGCAGGTGGATCGTGGCTGA
- the pstB gene encoding phosphate ABC transporter ATP-binding protein PstB — MNSQAPVMTEQDMPNVGQPYTRNEQASHELSFRIRDLNLWYGKTQALKNLNIDLFQKNVTALIGPSGCGKSTFLRCLNRMNDLIPSVRTEGLVEMDGHDVNAVKMDEVALRRRVGMVFQKPNPFPKSIFENVAYAPRMHDLVGRKAEQDELVERALRDAGLWDEVKDKLQEPGTSLSGGQQQRLCIARAIAVQPDVILMDEPTSALDPISTATIEDLMDRLKEKFTIVTVTHNMQQAARVADYTAFFHLGEIIEYNDTKVMFSTPAKKKTEDYISGRYG, encoded by the coding sequence ATGAATAGCCAAGCACCTGTAATGACAGAGCAAGATATGCCGAATGTCGGTCAGCCCTATACGCGCAACGAACAAGCGTCTCATGAGTTGAGCTTCCGCATCCGCGACTTGAACCTCTGGTACGGCAAGACACAAGCGCTGAAAAATCTGAATATCGATCTGTTCCAGAAAAACGTGACGGCACTGATCGGGCCTTCCGGCTGCGGTAAGTCGACGTTTCTTCGCTGCCTGAACCGTATGAATGACCTGATTCCCAGCGTTCGAACGGAAGGGTTGGTCGAGATGGACGGCCATGACGTCAATGCCGTTAAAATGGATGAAGTGGCATTGCGTCGCCGTGTGGGGATGGTGTTCCAGAAGCCCAATCCATTTCCCAAGTCTATCTTTGAAAATGTTGCCTATGCCCCGCGCATGCACGATCTTGTCGGCCGTAAAGCCGAGCAGGACGAGCTGGTTGAAAGAGCGCTGCGTGATGCAGGCCTCTGGGATGAAGTGAAAGACAAGCTTCAGGAGCCGGGTACGTCGCTCTCCGGTGGTCAGCAGCAGCGGTTGTGTATTGCCCGGGCAATTGCCGTGCAGCCCGACGTCATCTTGATGGATGAGCCGACATCGGCCCTTGACCCAATTTCCACGGCGACCATCGAAGATCTGATGGACCGCCTGAAAGAGAAATTCACCATTGTGACGGTAACGCACAATATGCAGCAGGCGGCGCGGGTGGCTGACTACACGGCATTTTTCCATCTGGGGGAAATCATTGAGTACAACGATACGAAAGTGATGTTCTCAACCCCGGCCAAGAAAAAAACCGAAGATTATATCTCCGGGCGTTATGGCTAA
- the pstA gene encoding phosphate ABC transporter permease PstA — translation MSDSFDKISQQLKSRHRKSARLKYISMGALALAAAFLLVFFADMLNKGLPAFQQALVNVEVNYSEEASTNGRAAIDPEIMSVVSRSVVRVIPLEMRNNPDLLGTTEKRWVLADGEVDQYLKGNRVRLDDEQKATIDQLVEEGQVDLRFNTTFFSRGDSKMPELAGIMSAVMGTVMTMIVTLAIAFPIGVMTAVYLEEFAPDNRLTQLIEININNLAAIPSILFGLLGLAIFINFFGVPRSTPLVGGMTLALMTLPVIIISTRTALRSVPESIRHAAFGVGCSRWQVVKDHVLPLAMPGIMTGSIIGLAQAMGETAPLIIVGMVAFIPDITASFTEAATVMPAQVFTWSGEPDRAFVEKTAGGILVLLAVLIALNASAVLLRKKFERRW, via the coding sequence ATGAGCGATTCATTTGACAAAATTAGTCAGCAACTCAAGAGCAGACATCGTAAATCCGCGCGGTTAAAGTACATTTCAATGGGTGCTTTAGCGCTGGCAGCCGCTTTTTTGCTGGTGTTTTTTGCCGATATGCTCAATAAAGGGCTGCCTGCTTTCCAGCAAGCACTGGTTAATGTTGAAGTTAATTACAGTGAAGAAGCCTCTACCAACGGCAGGGCGGCGATAGACCCGGAAATAATGTCGGTCGTCAGCCGCAGTGTCGTGCGCGTTATACCGCTGGAGATGAGGAATAACCCCGACCTGCTGGGCACGACGGAAAAGCGTTGGGTGCTTGCTGATGGGGAGGTTGATCAATACCTCAAGGGTAATCGCGTCCGTTTAGACGATGAGCAAAAAGCCACAATTGATCAGCTGGTTGAAGAGGGGCAGGTCGACCTGCGCTTTAACACCACCTTCTTCTCCCGTGGCGACTCCAAAATGCCGGAGCTCGCCGGGATCATGTCGGCGGTGATGGGTACGGTCATGACCATGATCGTCACCTTGGCGATTGCCTTCCCGATTGGCGTGATGACGGCGGTGTATCTTGAAGAGTTTGCCCCCGATAACCGCCTGACGCAGCTGATCGAGATCAATATCAATAATCTGGCAGCCATACCATCAATCCTGTTTGGTTTGCTTGGCCTGGCGATCTTTATCAACTTCTTTGGTGTGCCGCGTTCCACGCCTTTGGTGGGTGGTATGACGCTGGCGCTGATGACGCTGCCGGTGATCATTATTTCAACGCGTACCGCGCTGCGCAGCGTACCGGAATCCATCCGTCATGCCGCTTTCGGGGTTGGCTGTTCGCGTTGGCAAGTGGTCAAAGACCACGTTTTACCCTTGGCAATGCCGGGCATCATGACCGGTTCCATCATTGGCCTGGCACAAGCGATGGGGGAAACGGCGCCCTTGATCATCGTGGGAATGGTGGCCTTTATTCCCGATATTACGGCCTCTTTCACCGAAGCGGCAACGGTCATGCCGGCGCAGGTGTTTACCTGGTCAGGTGAACCAGACCGGGCGTTTGTTGAAAAGACCGCCGGCGGTATTTTGGTTCTGCTTGCCGTCTTGATTGCACTCAACGCGTCTGCCGTTTTGCTACGCAAGAAATTCGAGCGTCGCTGGTAA
- the pstC gene encoding phosphate ABC transporter permease subunit PstC encodes MQTNQLFLIFCSVLLLLGLAAFFVGRSKATRVRASGTSMYAQPDQYAWFTVVATALPAVLVSAVGAFIMLVIGSEIPTFPLLLASLVVAVVGLSVGMMLIRSNFHARKAIERVIVWTLGGAATISILTTLGILVSIIGEALSFFQMHSFWDFITGTTWAPGNSFLASAGRGDGTGAEFGSVPLFAGTFMITAIAMCVAVPVGLLSAIYMGEYAPPKVRGVAKPMLEILAGIPTVVYGFFAAITVAPFIVRVAETVGLDASFNNALAPGIVMGIMIIPFISSLSDDVINAVPDSMRQGSLALGMTKGETIRDVVVPAALPGIISASLLGMSRALGETMIVVMAAGMRPNLSANPLEEMTTVTVRIVAAMTGDLEFDSAETLSAFALGLVLFAVTLSLNLVSVIMIRRFRDKYRVNNL; translated from the coding sequence ATGCAGACCAACCAGCTTTTTCTGATTTTTTGCAGTGTGCTTCTGCTGCTGGGGCTTGCCGCTTTTTTTGTCGGGCGAAGCAAAGCTACGCGAGTACGTGCATCAGGAACGTCGATGTATGCGCAGCCCGACCAATACGCCTGGTTTACCGTGGTGGCAACGGCTTTACCGGCCGTACTGGTAAGTGCCGTCGGTGCCTTTATCATGCTGGTGATCGGCAGCGAGATCCCGACCTTCCCCCTGCTTTTAGCGAGCCTGGTGGTGGCAGTGGTGGGGCTTTCTGTTGGCATGATGCTAATTCGTTCAAACTTTCACGCCCGTAAGGCGATTGAGCGTGTCATCGTTTGGACACTTGGAGGCGCTGCCACCATTTCGATTCTGACGACGCTGGGTATTCTGGTGTCAATCATTGGTGAAGCGCTTAGTTTCTTCCAGATGCACAGTTTCTGGGATTTTATTACCGGCACCACCTGGGCTCCCGGTAATAGCTTTTTAGCATCGGCGGGCCGTGGCGATGGCACTGGCGCAGAGTTTGGTTCAGTGCCGTTGTTCGCCGGTACCTTCATGATTACCGCGATTGCCATGTGCGTGGCAGTGCCGGTAGGCCTGCTTTCGGCCATTTATATGGGCGAGTATGCCCCTCCCAAGGTGCGTGGCGTTGCCAAGCCGATGCTGGAAATCCTGGCGGGTATTCCGACCGTTGTTTACGGCTTTTTTGCCGCGATTACCGTTGCGCCTTTCATTGTGCGCGTGGCCGAAACGGTGGGCCTGGATGCGTCGTTCAACAACGCACTGGCACCCGGCATCGTGATGGGCATCATGATCATTCCATTTATTTCCTCACTTTCTGATGACGTCATCAATGCGGTACCCGACAGCATGCGTCAGGGGTCGTTAGCGCTGGGCATGACCAAAGGTGAAACCATTCGCGATGTCGTGGTGCCTGCGGCGCTACCAGGGATTATTTCCGCTTCCTTGTTGGGCATGTCGCGCGCCCTTGGCGAAACCATGATCGTGGTCATGGCGGCGGGTATGCGGCCTAACCTGTCCGCTAACCCACTGGAAGAGATGACCACCGTTACGGTCCGGATTGTGGCCGCCATGACGGGTGACCTGGAATTTGACAGCGCCGAAACGTTATCCGCCTTCGCGTTGGGCCTGGTGCTGTTTGCAGTGACCCTGTCTCTGAACTTGGTGTCAGTGATCATGATTCGCCGCTTCCGCGACAAATACCGCGTCAACAATCTGTAA
- a CDS encoding substrate-binding domain-containing protein yields MNRILKTSVLAAAVMSVAGVAQAREQINIVGSSTVYPFSSFVAEEFGATTNYPTPVLESTGSGGGMRLFCNGVGEDTPDITNSSRRMKVSEYERCVENGVTDITEVYIGSDGIAFAQSNENDPMPVTLEQIFLAVAAQVPQDGDLVDNPYTNWNQIDESLPDREIVIVGPPTTSGTRDSFEELVMEAASEEFEEYGDEAYSDVRNDGPWVDGGENDNLIVQRLTQDTTAFGVFGYSFLEENDNVLIASDIDGVTPTPESIAKDEYPVARTMFFYIKNQHADEVPVMYEYADMFVSDMMIGENGLLKDIGLIVPTADAVEESQQAVADRTKLELEDLE; encoded by the coding sequence ATGAACCGTATTCTCAAAACTTCCGTGCTCGCGGCTGCCGTAATGAGCGTGGCAGGTGTTGCTCAAGCACGTGAGCAAATCAACATCGTTGGCTCCAGCACCGTTTATCCGTTCTCCAGCTTCGTTGCAGAAGAGTTTGGTGCGACTACCAACTACCCGACGCCGGTTCTGGAGTCCACAGGTTCTGGTGGCGGTATGCGTCTTTTCTGTAACGGTGTTGGTGAAGACACACCGGATATCACCAACTCTTCGCGTCGCATGAAAGTGTCTGAGTACGAGCGCTGCGTAGAGAACGGCGTCACCGATATCACTGAAGTTTATATCGGCAGTGACGGCATCGCTTTCGCCCAGTCCAATGAGAACGACCCGATGCCGGTCACGCTTGAGCAGATTTTCCTGGCGGTTGCTGCCCAAGTTCCGCAAGACGGTGACCTGGTCGATAACCCCTACACCAACTGGAACCAGATTGACGAATCTCTTCCGGATCGTGAAATTGTCATCGTAGGCCCGCCGACCACATCGGGTACGCGTGATTCTTTCGAAGAGCTGGTCATGGAAGCGGCGTCTGAAGAGTTTGAAGAATACGGCGATGAAGCCTATTCAGACGTGCGCAATGACGGACCCTGGGTTGACGGTGGCGAAAACGATAACCTGATCGTTCAGCGCCTGACCCAAGATACCACTGCCTTTGGCGTCTTTGGTTATTCCTTCCTCGAAGAAAATGACAACGTGTTGATCGCATCGGATATTGATGGTGTGACACCTACACCAGAGTCGATTGCCAAGGATGAGTACCCGGTGGCACGTACCATGTTCTTCTACATCAAGAATCAGCACGCCGACGAAGTGCCGGTCATGTACGAATATGCCGATATGTTCGTTTCCGACATGATGATCGGTGAAAATGGTTTGTTGAAAGATATTGGCTTGATCGTTCCCACTGCTGATGCTGTTGAGGAATCTCAGCAGGCCGTGGCTGATCGCACGAAGCTTGAGTTGGAAGACCTGGAGTAA
- a CDS encoding TSUP family transporter produces the protein MSPSIWVGCALTLALGAFVQRATGFGLAVIGAPLLLMIEPRLVPVVLVLFGFTVSLMMVRHYRHEVRLGELGMALVGRLPGNALGLWLLIAAPMVVLEKLIAAIVLFAVFVTLCRVRLPVNRVSLFGAGVFSGIFGTVAAIGGPPMVLLMHGFAPDRLRGNLAAFFIITSMLTLATLALAGQVGLWQLGVAATLLPAVLLGNALADVVAHRIDRRWLQAASLALCTLAAVGLLL, from the coding sequence ATGTCGCCGAGCATCTGGGTGGGGTGTGCGCTGACGCTGGCGTTGGGCGCCTTTGTACAGCGCGCGACTGGTTTTGGCTTGGCGGTTATTGGTGCGCCGCTGTTATTAATGATCGAGCCGCGCCTGGTACCCGTGGTGCTGGTGCTGTTTGGGTTCACCGTATCGTTAATGATGGTGCGTCATTATCGCCATGAAGTGCGCTTGGGCGAGCTGGGAATGGCACTGGTGGGGCGTTTGCCGGGTAACGCGCTGGGGCTTTGGCTGCTGATCGCTGCGCCAATGGTCGTGCTGGAAAAATTGATTGCTGCCATCGTGCTGTTTGCGGTGTTCGTCACGCTATGTCGAGTGCGGCTGCCGGTCAATCGCGTGTCGCTATTTGGCGCGGGGGTGTTCTCGGGCATCTTCGGCACCGTCGCCGCGATCGGCGGGCCGCCAATGGTGCTGCTAATGCATGGGTTTGCCCCTGACCGTCTGCGCGGCAATCTGGCGGCTTTCTTTATCATCACCTCGATGCTGACGCTCGCGACGCTGGCGTTGGCAGGGCAGGTGGGGCTATGGCAACTGGGCGTGGCGGCCACGCTATTGCCTGCGGTGCTTCTGGGCAATGCGCTGGCCGACGTGGTGGCGCATCGCATTGACCGGCGATGGCTTCAGGCCGCGTCGCTTGCGCTGTGTACACTGGCAGCCGTGGGGCTGTTGCTGTAA
- a CDS encoding multidrug effflux MFS transporter: protein MELNPRRVAILVAANTALAPFAIDAYLPAMSAIADTVNASIHRTELSISVFLFGFALGQLCFGPLSDRLGRKPVLMSGLVVFLCASLMIMTADSLTSLLVWRFVEALGGGACVVNSAAIVRDCFSGREAARVMSTMAMIMMLAPLVAPAVGSLLLHMADWWLIFVFLAVYAAFLLWLLGTRLPETRDMSLPAASPRQVIRNYASVLRHREGMGYICAVAASFAGLFAFVTASPFLYLDYFSLSPGVYPFVFGVNVVMIAGSNRVNIYLLRKRTPQQNLRLGLAIQLIAALGLVAATAFNVATLVVVVPLVMLFTGMIGLITPNSISALLDHFGHISATATALLGGIQFSCGALAGAMVGLFEVEHLWPMVLTMLGAALVGNIGVRLLTPAAADVHSA, encoded by the coding sequence ATGGAACTCAATCCCCGGCGCGTCGCTATCCTGGTGGCCGCCAACACGGCGTTGGCGCCCTTTGCCATTGATGCCTATTTACCGGCAATGTCGGCCATTGCCGATACCGTCAATGCGAGCATTCATCGTACCGAGCTTTCGATCAGTGTTTTCCTGTTTGGCTTTGCGCTGGGGCAGCTGTGTTTTGGGCCTTTGTCTGATCGGCTAGGGCGTAAGCCGGTGCTGATGAGTGGGCTGGTCGTGTTTCTGTGCGCAAGCTTGATGATTATGACCGCCGACAGCCTTACCTCTCTGCTTGTCTGGCGGTTTGTAGAGGCCTTGGGCGGCGGTGCTTGCGTGGTCAATTCGGCGGCGATTGTTCGCGACTGTTTCAGCGGTCGTGAAGCCGCCAGGGTGATGTCTACCATGGCCATGATCATGATGCTCGCGCCCCTGGTAGCTCCGGCGGTCGGCAGCCTGCTTCTGCACATGGCGGACTGGTGGCTGATCTTTGTGTTTCTCGCTGTATACGCCGCGTTTCTGCTCTGGTTATTGGGAACACGACTTCCCGAAACCCGCGATATGTCGCTGCCCGCGGCGTCGCCGCGCCAGGTGATTCGCAACTATGCCAGTGTGCTGCGTCATCGCGAGGGGATGGGGTACATCTGCGCCGTAGCCGCATCATTCGCGGGTCTGTTCGCCTTTGTGACGGCGTCGCCGTTTCTTTACCTGGACTATTTCTCGTTGAGCCCGGGAGTGTATCCGTTCGTGTTTGGCGTCAACGTGGTTATGATCGCCGGCTCGAACCGGGTCAATATCTATCTACTGCGTAAACGCACACCCCAGCAGAATCTACGCTTGGGGCTGGCGATTCAACTGATAGCCGCACTGGGCTTGGTGGCTGCGACAGCGTTCAATGTTGCCACATTGGTCGTGGTCGTACCGCTGGTCATGTTATTTACCGGCATGATCGGCTTGATCACACCCAATTCTATTTCCGCGTTGCTGGATCATTTCGGCCATATCAGTGCCACCGCCACTGCCCTGTTAGGCGGTATTCAATTTAGCTGTGGTGCCCTGGCGGGGGCCATGGTGGGCCTGTTTGAAGTCGAACACCTCTGGCCAATGGTGCTGACCATGCTGGGGGCAGCCCTGGTGGGTAACATTGGCGTGCGCTTGCTGACGCCAGCGGCAGCGGACGTGCACTCGGCATGA
- a CDS encoding STAS domain-containing protein — protein MLTEEGRIKAAFDSGVFVLKLCGDVRLTLCATLDTQAKRLAETPGLSAVMIDLREATNVDSTALGFLAKVSMAVKGRLEQPPTIIVDNQDVRQMLDVMGFARFFTLMEAPLQPTAGLNSALEDLPEVPADEEGLRERILEAHRILMRMNEHNREQFQPLVEMLESQETTHH, from the coding sequence ATGCTGACTGAAGAAGGTCGCATAAAAGCGGCGTTCGACTCTGGTGTTTTTGTTTTAAAATTGTGTGGCGACGTACGTTTGACGCTGTGCGCTACCTTAGATACTCAGGCTAAGCGCCTGGCGGAGACGCCAGGGTTGAGTGCTGTGATGATCGACCTGCGTGAGGCGACAAATGTTGACTCCACAGCGCTCGGTTTTCTTGCCAAGGTGTCCATGGCGGTGAAAGGGCGTCTGGAACAGCCGCCGACGATTATCGTGGATAATCAGGACGTGCGACAAATGCTTGATGTCATGGGGTTTGCACGTTTTTTTACCTTGATGGAAGCCCCGCTTCAGCCCACGGCAGGCTTGAATAGCGCGTTAGAAGACTTGCCTGAAGTCCCGGCGGATGAAGAAGGCCTGCGTGAGCGGATCCTGGAAGCTCATCGTATTCTCATGCGCATGAACGAGCACAACCGCGAACAGTTTCAGCCGCTGGTGGAAATGCTCGAATCCCAAGAGACAACCCACCACTAA
- a CDS encoding PP2C family protein-serine/threonine phosphatase: MAHKQLIAVIDEPGAERDALAEAITCDGMWVYAADNIAHLPAETALIVAHARAVPRQQWSQLTHHLPTLVVSDSRQDADLIKAVDVGLVDYIVHPLRHAELLRRMIRKAIELDVLEKARARDHERLAELNESLETHLALLRMDQQSGGHIQRRLLPPRPKAINGVQYDYWFAPSLYLSGDFLDYQRYNSRYSAFYFADVSGHGASSAFVTVLLKYLCNRWLGEWDGFQPDKLPSQWLAAMNRELQGTDIGKHATLFVGVIDHEAHTLHYSLGAQLPMPLLVSGDQLTRLPGEGMPVGLFPDVDYPVLSCELPDDFRLWLCSDGVLECLPGDSLDTRLRELEQLVSVSPTLEQLCDRLTNNNALLSKQRADDEDSSDRDALPDDLTIMMVSGFGHAD; the protein is encoded by the coding sequence ATGGCGCATAAGCAGCTGATTGCGGTGATCGATGAACCCGGTGCAGAGCGCGATGCGCTTGCCGAGGCGATTACCTGTGATGGTATGTGGGTATATGCAGCAGACAATATTGCGCATTTACCGGCCGAAACCGCTTTGATCGTGGCCCACGCGCGGGCGGTTCCACGTCAGCAGTGGTCGCAACTGACCCATCATTTGCCCACGCTGGTGGTGAGTGATTCGCGCCAGGATGCCGACTTGATCAAAGCCGTGGACGTTGGACTGGTTGACTATATTGTCCACCCGTTGCGTCACGCTGAACTGTTGCGACGTATGATCCGCAAGGCAATCGAGCTAGACGTCCTTGAAAAGGCCCGTGCCCGGGATCATGAGCGATTGGCCGAGCTTAATGAAAGCCTGGAAACCCACCTGGCATTACTGCGTATGGACCAACAGAGCGGGGGACATATTCAACGTCGCCTGCTACCGCCGCGCCCCAAGGCCATCAATGGGGTTCAATATGACTACTGGTTCGCGCCATCGCTTTATTTGTCAGGGGATTTTCTCGACTACCAGCGCTACAATTCTCGTTATAGTGCATTTTACTTTGCCGATGTGTCAGGCCATGGTGCATCCTCGGCATTTGTCACGGTATTGTTAAAGTATCTCTGTAATCGCTGGCTAGGCGAATGGGATGGTTTTCAGCCCGATAAACTGCCGAGCCAATGGCTGGCGGCGATGAATCGCGAGTTGCAAGGTACTGATATTGGTAAACACGCCACATTATTTGTTGGCGTTATTGATCATGAGGCGCATACTCTGCACTATTCGCTCGGAGCACAGTTGCCGATGCCGTTATTAGTCTCGGGTGACCAACTGACGCGGTTGCCAGGTGAAGGGATGCCGGTAGGGTTGTTTCCCGACGTGGATTACCCCGTTCTCAGTTGTGAACTGCCGGATGACTTTCGGCTATGGCTGTGCTCGGATGGCGTATTGGAGTGCTTGCCGGGTGATTCGCTCGACACGCGGCTCAGGGAGCTTGAGCAACTCGTAAGCGTGAGCCCCACGCTTGAACAGCTTTGCGACCGACTGACCAACAACAACGCGCTGTTAAGCAAACAGCGTGCTGATGATGAGGACAGCTCTGATCGTGATGCTTTGCCCGACGACCTGACAATCATGATGGTGAGCGGATTTGGTCATGCTGACTGA
- a CDS encoding MlaA family lipoprotein translates to MQRRVWRAALASTMVLALGGCATTGSTGSETSQASNTDDPWEGFNRKVFVFNDVLDRYALKPVASGYRTVTPEPLQLGVGNFFSNLGEIRTTLNSLLQGKPANAGRSTSRFLVNSTMGIGGLFDIASRMDIDSDDEDFGQTMAVWGWEDSRYLVLPLLGPSTLRDTSGLPADMAAYPVTYVEDDAVRAGLTALNIVDTRAGLLDQEELIQGDRYRFIRDTYLQSRRFAISDGELGDDPFSADDFEFDDADFAD, encoded by the coding sequence ATGCAGCGACGTGTATGGAGGGCCGCCTTGGCCTCGACGATGGTGCTGGCGCTTGGCGGTTGTGCGACCACCGGCTCAACCGGTTCGGAAACCTCGCAGGCGTCTAATACGGATGACCCCTGGGAAGGCTTTAACCGTAAAGTGTTTGTCTTCAATGACGTGCTTGATCGTTATGCGTTAAAACCCGTTGCCTCGGGGTATCGCACGGTTACCCCTGAGCCGCTGCAACTGGGGGTGGGTAACTTCTTCAGTAATCTGGGGGAGATTCGTACCACGTTGAACAGCCTGCTTCAGGGCAAGCCCGCCAACGCGGGGCGTTCAACATCACGGTTTTTGGTCAACAGCACCATGGGGATTGGCGGGCTCTTTGATATTGCCTCACGCATGGATATCGACTCAGATGATGAAGACTTTGGTCAAACCATGGCGGTGTGGGGATGGGAAGACTCGCGCTATCTGGTGTTGCCGCTGCTCGGGCCCAGCACATTGCGCGATACGTCCGGACTGCCTGCTGATATGGCAGCCTACCCGGTCACCTACGTCGAGGACGATGCGGTGCGAGCGGGTCTGACGGCACTGAATATCGTTGATACACGCGCCGGCCTGCTGGATCAGGAAGAATTGATTCAGGGCGACCGATACAGGTTTATTCGTGACACTTATCTCCAGAGTCGTCGATTTGCGATTAGCGATGGTGAACTCGGCGATGACCCGTTTTCTGCCGATGACTTTGAATTTGATGATGCCGACTTCGCCGATTGA